In a genomic window of Melopsittacus undulatus isolate bMelUnd1 chromosome 1, bMelUnd1.mat.Z, whole genome shotgun sequence:
- the ASB10 gene encoding ankyrin repeat and SOCS box protein 10, producing MDCTFPFSSTTRLLQMDGGQLDEWKYSRRVRPQYYHSKHSLSPTSQGCQNSRLEPLECRDLLVQNALFTGDLEMVQKYFTKDAAINLIIETKGGELRWTSKKFGLWSLNYEQELTTPLHITASRGYADCLRLLLIRGAAVNFAPGGKTALHEACAAASTDCVRLLLSFGADPEAVSEDGYKPLHLCKSPDSIGCVQQLLQHGASVKSRTEEEDDTALHIAARHGLTDHVQLLLRHGAELEARNEEGQTPLNAACAQPHQPQDMDRYYQVCQLLVESGASINAADRDRQHPLHLACKNANAQIAELLLARGANVNIMNYSGNTALHNILQAAAYKLDHHPELVVQALLNYGAIRIWPGALLKVLRYCHTCPRVIEALMNSYDHVHISEDWVEAVPAEVVQKYPRFYQSLFSLERRPRSLQHLARCTLRTFLEGRLLTVLSQLHLPSALHRFLLLSFEDVLY from the exons ATGGACTGCACCTTTCCCTTCAGCTCTACCACACGCTTGCTGCAAATGGATGGGGGGCAGCTGGATGAGTGGAAGTACTCTCGGCGTGTAAGGCCCCAGTACTACCACAGTAAGCACAGCCTGAGCCCAACTAGCCAGGGATGCCAGAACAGCCGTTTGGAGCCACTGGAGTGCCGGGATCTGCTGGTTCAGAATGCACTCTTCACTGGGGACCTGGAGATGGTGCAGAAGTACTTTACCAAGGATGCAGCCATCAATCTCATCATTGAGACCAAGGGTGGTGAGCTACGCTGGACCAGCAAGAAATTTG GACTGTGGTCTCTGAACTATGAGCAGGAGCTCACCACACCGCTACACATCACAGCCAGCAGGGGCTACGCCGACTGTCTGCGGCTCCTGCTGATCAGGGGTGCTGCCGTCAACTTTGCACCAGGGGGTAAGACTGCCCTGCATGAGGCTtgtgcagcagccagcacagactGCGTGCGCCTGCTACTCAGCTTTGGTGCTGACCCTGAGGCTGTCTCCGAGGATGGCTACAAGCCCCTGCATCTCTGCAAGAGCCCAGACTCCATCGG GTGtgtacagcagctgctgcagcacggAGCCAGCGTGAAGAGTCGGACAGAGGAGGAAGACGACACAGCACTGCATATAGCAGCACGGCATGGCCTAACAGACCACGTCCAGCTGCTTCTGCgccatggggcagagctggaggcaaGGAATGAGGAGGGACAGACACCACTGAATGCTGCCTGTGCTCAGCCCCATCAGCCCCAGGACATGGACCGCTACTACCAGGTCTGCCAGCTGCTGGTGGAGAGTGGTGCTAGCATCAATGCTGCAGATAGGGACCGTCAGCACCCACTTCACCTGGCCTGCAAGAATGCCAATGCTCAAATAGCAGAGTTATTGCTGGCCCGGGGTGCAAACGTCAACATCATGAACTACAGCGGCAACACGGCACTGCACAATATCCTGCAAGCAGCTGCCTACAAGCTAGACCACCACCCAGAGCTTGTGGTGCAAGCCCTGCTCAACTACGGTGCCATCCGCATCTGGCCTGGTGCTCTTCTCAAG GTGCTGCGGTACTGCCATACCTGCCCGCGTGTCATCGAGGCCCTGATGAACAGCTATGACCATGTGCACATCTCCGAGGACTGGGTGGAGGCAGTTCCAGCAGAGGTTGTACAG AAATACCCACGTTTCTACCAGTCACTCTTTTCCCTGGAGCGAAGGCCTCGTTCCTTGCAGCATCTGGCTCGCTGCACACTCAGGACCTTCCTGGAGGGCCGGTTGCTTACAGTTCTGTCCCAGCTGCACCTGCCAAGTGCCTTGCACCgtttcctgctgctcagcttcgAGGATGTTCTCTACTGA
- the GBX1 gene encoding homeobox protein GBX-1: MDESRGRHPRPPSLPSPPLRGPARPPRGGAGGRAAPSAPPLRRAEPANGRAGGSSRRAPEPTGGGGSGPGPGPLQRRGPAAARRVGGGPSSPESWCRLSRRRPLAMQRPSGQGTAFSIDSLIGTPPPRSGHLLYTGYPMFMPYRPLVLPQALSHAPLQSGLPPLAPLASFAGRLTNTFCASLGQAVPSMVALTTALPSFSEPPDGFYPPQELPPPRANPEAGCRRGAEGLEAEELPPGRDKGPPEPPLHFPDPFPGLADGKAYSSDEEKLEVKSAATPCSEREEESSAGDSEEEPFLDGTAAAALGAKSKGKGGPAAEQTPPGSGAGKSRRRRTAFTSEQLLELEKEFHCKKYLSLTERSQIAHALKLSEVQVKIWFQNRRAKWKRIKAGNVSNRSGEPVRNPKIVVPIPVHVNRFAVRSQHQQIEQGARP, from the exons ATGGATGAGAGCAGAGGGCGACACCCCCGCCcgccttcccttccctcccctcccctccgcggcccggcccggcccccccgcggcggggcgggcgggcgggcggctCCGAGCGCGCCTCCACTCCGCCGCGCCGAGCCAGCGAAcgggcgggcgggcggcagCTCTCGCCGGGCGCCGGAGCCCACGGGAGGCGGCGGGAGCGGGCCGGGGCCAGGGCCGCTGCAGCGGCGGGGCCCGGCGGCGGCGCGGCGAGTTGGCGGCGGCCCGAGCTCGCCGGAAAGTTGGTGCCGGCTGAGCCGGCGGCGCCCGCTCGCCATGCAGAGACCCAGCGGCCAGGGGACCGCCTTCTCCATCGACTCGCTCATCGGGACGCCGCCGCCGCGGTCCGGGCACCTGCTCTATACCGGGTACCCTATGTTCATGCCGTACCGGCCGCTGGTGCTGCCGCAGGCGCTGTCCCACGCGCCTCTGCAGTCCGGGCTGCCGCCGCTGGCGCCGCTGGCCTCCTTTGCCGGCCGCCTCACCAACACCTTCTGCGCCAGCCTGGGCCAGGCCGTGCCCTCCATGGTGGCTCTCACCACTGCCCTGCCCAGCTTCTCCGAGCCCCCCGACGGCTTCTACCCGCCGCAGGAGCTGCCTCCACCACGTGCCAACCCCGAAGCCGGCTGCCGGCGGGGCGCCGAGGGTCTAGAGGCGGAGGAGCTGCCCCCGGGGCGCGACAAGGGACCGCCCGAGCCGCCGTTACACTTCCCGGACCCCTTCCCTGGCCTGGCAG ACGGGAAGGCGTACAGCTCGGACGAGGAGAAGCTGGAGGTGAAGTCGGCGGCGACGCCGTGCAGCGAGCGGGAGGAGGAGAGCTCGGCGGGCGACAGCGAGGAGGAGCCCTTCCTGGACGGAACGGCCGCCGCCGCGCTGGGCGCTAAGAGCAAAGGCAAGGGCGGCCCCGCGGCCGAGCAGACCCCGCCGGGCTCCGGGGCCGGGAAGAGCCGCCGGCGGCGCACGGCCTTCACCAGCgagcagctgctggagctggagaaggagttCCACTGCAAGAAGTACCTGAGCCTGACAGAGCGCTCGCAGATCGCGCACGCCCTGAAGCTGAGCGAGGTGCAGGTGAAGATCTGGTTCCAGAACCGCCGCGCCAAGTGGAAACGCATCAAGGCTGGCAACGTGAGCAACCGCTCGGGCGAGCCCGTCCGCAACCCCAAGATCGTGGTGCCCATCCCGGTGCACGTCAACCGCTTCGCCGTGCGCAGCCAGCACCAGCAGATCGAACAGGGCGCCCGGCCCTGA